GCGCGTCCGCACCGGATCGGCCGAACCCCACCGATGCGCGGGACGCAGGCGGATGCGGATGCGCGGACTACCCGCCACCGGGCGCACGATCCGCACGAACGCCACCGGCCGGTACATGCGCCCGGAACGGAAATGGCGTGGGCAGAAATCGAGCACTTCGATCGCATTGCCGGCGCCGTCGACATGCTTGGTGACCAGGATCGGCGTGTTGCGCAGGTAGCATTGGGTGGTTTCGACGCAGTCTTCCAGGTCGATTTCCCAGAAGCCACGTGCCCCCTCCCCCGCACGCGGCGCATTGTCGAGCAATGAGCAGAAGGCCGGATCGCCGTCGACGCGGGGCACGCAGGCCCACACGAAGCGGCCGGCCCGATCGACGAGCGCGGAGACCTGGCAATTGCCGATAGGCCAGAGATCGAGATTGGCGGCCATCTTTTATCCTTTCGCCATGTCCCAAAGCCACGCCCGAACGTCGGCGACATCCGCCAGCCCATAGTCAGCGGCCGTCGCGCGCGGCGCGCCGACGAGCACACCGAAGCCGCCCATCGCCTGCGCGCAGGCGAGCGCCGCTTCGTCGGTAAGATCGTCACCGAGGACGACCGGCAGGCTACCTTCCATCGGCGTCCGTCCGGTCAGGGTCCGCACCGCATCGCCCTTGTCGCAACCGGGGCCGCGCAGTTCGACCATCATCTTGCCGGGCTGGACATAGAGATTGTGCGTCGCGCCAATTTCCCGCGCGCGGGCGCGCACCGGACCCTCCAGTTCGGGCTGCATCCGATAGTGCAGACCCACGCCCTGTGTCTTGATCTCGACGATTAGCCCGGGGTGCAGCGCCGCCAGAGCATGTGCTTCG
The Sphingomonas crocodyli genome window above contains:
- the otsB gene encoding trehalose-phosphatase; the encoded protein is MLTRPDTVVLPLPPAVSPDRHALFLDFDGTLVSLVDDPASVHADPELCDLLAALHARFAGRLAVVSGRSIEQLDAMIGPLARVITLAGSHGAEIRQDGHLQEPLRPAGLDAAIAEAHALAALHPGLIVEIKTQGVGLHYRMQPELEGPVRARAREIGATHNLYVQPGKMMVELRGPGCDKGDAVRTLTGRTPMEGSLPVVLGDDLTDEAALACAQAMGGFGVLVGAPRATAADYGLADVADVRAWLWDMAKG